In Mycobacterium sp. JS623, one genomic interval encodes:
- a CDS encoding metal-dependent hydrolase yields the protein MSDLEVRRPKFNFTEDVPWEWNPHNPAFSFFMNATSIIAICFEQMIVAAVQEAKPLITDPEVATEATAFLRQEAQHSSTHRKHVNALIKGYPGLQQTLDAAIASFDDLTATRSLKFRLAYIADLEATFTPSFKMMLDNEATLFRPGDDRVASLFMWHFVEEVEHRSSALVIYDAVVGKSWYRIRALSGVIKHLMGVMAIIADGVNAHVPETDRKVDARTLLPTFGLRQTLGRKIRLAGKRSAPTTPTAFSSVPRKEILVAAGRVLLSQTPFHNPAHEPLPEFADRWFERWERGGDVTHWYTGELAG from the coding sequence ATGTCTGATCTTGAAGTGCGTCGCCCCAAGTTCAACTTCACCGAGGACGTGCCGTGGGAGTGGAACCCCCACAACCCCGCGTTCTCCTTCTTCATGAACGCCACGTCGATCATCGCGATCTGCTTCGAGCAGATGATCGTGGCCGCCGTGCAGGAGGCCAAGCCGCTGATCACCGACCCCGAGGTGGCAACGGAGGCGACGGCTTTCCTGCGCCAAGAAGCTCAACACTCCAGCACGCACCGCAAGCACGTCAACGCACTGATCAAGGGTTACCCCGGTCTTCAGCAGACACTCGATGCCGCCATCGCCAGCTTCGATGACCTCACCGCGACCAGGTCGCTGAAGTTCCGCCTGGCCTACATCGCCGATCTGGAGGCAACTTTTACACCCAGCTTCAAGATGATGCTCGACAACGAAGCGACCCTCTTCCGGCCCGGTGATGACCGGGTGGCCTCCCTGTTCATGTGGCATTTCGTCGAGGAAGTCGAGCACCGCAGTTCAGCACTGGTGATCTATGACGCCGTGGTCGGCAAGTCCTGGTATCGGATTAGGGCACTCTCCGGTGTGATCAAGCATCTGATGGGCGTGATGGCGATCATCGCCGACGGCGTGAACGCTCACGTTCCCGAAACGGACCGCAAGGTCGATGCCCGCACGCTGCTGCCCACCTTCGGTCTGCGACAGACCCTTGGACGGAAGATCCGGCTCGCCGGCAAACGCTCAGCCCCGACGACGCCTACAGCGTTCTCATCGGTGCCGCGCAAGGAAATTCTCGTCGCTGCTGGCCGGGTGTTGTTGAGCCAGACGCCCTTCCATAACCCGGCACATGAACCGCTGCCGGAGTTCGCCGACCGCTGGTTTGAGCGGTGGGAGCGCGGCGGGGACGTCACGCACTGGTACACCGGCGAACTCGCAGGCTGA
- a CDS encoding TetR/AcrR family transcriptional regulator has translation MGRKGWAGAPPADDTEARKRIIDTALRIVDRRGAAQTTVSDVADALGITRRTVYRYFAGTEELFTAVAEVALGSFITQVENITADLDVTGQLVEVVAYIIERLPREPQLVLLLANDRSNMFSRSMLTSTEIKRCRAILQRTQIDWTALGYDDDTIDELVEFLLRIIQSMVIAPPDPPRSSADLRAYLRRWIGPALT, from the coding sequence ATGGGACGCAAGGGCTGGGCGGGCGCACCACCTGCTGACGACACAGAGGCCCGCAAGCGGATCATCGACACCGCGCTGCGCATCGTGGACCGGCGCGGGGCGGCACAGACCACGGTGTCTGATGTCGCCGACGCGCTCGGCATCACGCGCCGCACCGTCTACCGCTACTTCGCCGGAACCGAGGAGCTGTTTACCGCCGTCGCCGAAGTCGCGCTGGGAAGCTTCATCACGCAGGTCGAGAACATCACTGCGGACTTGGACGTCACTGGGCAACTGGTCGAAGTGGTCGCCTACATCATCGAACGACTGCCACGCGAACCGCAGTTGGTGCTGCTGCTGGCCAATGACCGATCCAACATGTTCAGCCGGAGCATGTTGACGTCCACCGAGATCAAACGTTGTCGCGCCATCCTTCAACGCACTCAAATCGACTGGACCGCACTCGGTTACGACGACGACACCATCGACGAACTAGTCGAGTTCCTCCTTCGCATCATCCAGTCGATGGTCATCGCACCGCCAGACCCGCCCCGGTCGAGTGCTGACCTGCGTGCTTACCTGCGCCGCTGGATCGGACCGGCCCTCACCTAA
- a CDS encoding serine/threonine-protein kinase, with amino-acid sequence MSLQIGETFAGYRILRLLGSGGMGEVYLVQHPRLPRHDALKVLRPDVSSDTSFRERFIREAELAAGLRHPHIIAIHDRGEQDGQLWIAMDYIDGTDAAQLIEQRYPAGMPTELALPLITAVASALDYAHKKGLLHRDVKPANIIVTDPDSDDRQVFLADFGIARLLDDTSGITTTNMTVGTVAYAAPEQLMGEPMDGRADQYALAATAYHLLTGSQLFPHSNPAVVISRHLNTTPPSLSNRRRDCAGLDAVLQLALAKSPLDRFPSCSAFARALSDKSPGQGAASANATTRAAPQSRRSAPTSTASSPADAQGIGSRHAWVVLGSVAAIILLVGVVVLVWRPWQHPQSNTTVSSPSAIPTTSTPTSTTTALAPSPAAPPAVSVTAAPTTTTDQIESGPALGDECNDWMKFATDANGHDLLCGSVPPAKTMTWLSTETGPFVAAAHAPQVGKTGSPCNEPPYTFGRSSDGYSVWCYSGSRALMPGLRWLNTPDERPVWAVYSP; translated from the coding sequence ATGTCGCTGCAGATCGGCGAGACCTTCGCCGGGTATCGAATACTGCGGTTGCTGGGGTCTGGCGGGATGGGCGAGGTTTACCTCGTCCAGCACCCACGCCTGCCCCGCCACGACGCCCTCAAAGTTCTTCGCCCCGACGTCTCCAGCGACACCTCGTTCCGAGAGAGGTTCATCCGCGAAGCCGAACTGGCTGCTGGCCTACGCCACCCTCACATCATCGCTATCCATGACCGAGGGGAACAGGACGGCCAACTCTGGATCGCGATGGATTACATCGATGGCACCGATGCAGCCCAACTGATCGAACAGCGCTACCCCGCAGGGATGCCCACAGAACTCGCCCTCCCCCTCATCACTGCCGTCGCCAGTGCGCTCGACTACGCACACAAGAAGGGGTTGCTTCACCGAGACGTAAAGCCCGCCAACATCATCGTCACCGATCCCGACAGCGATGATCGCCAGGTCTTCCTCGCCGACTTCGGTATCGCTCGACTACTCGATGACACGAGCGGCATCACTACGACCAATATGACTGTGGGCACAGTGGCGTACGCCGCCCCCGAGCAACTCATGGGCGAGCCGATGGACGGGCGAGCCGACCAGTACGCCTTGGCGGCTACGGCTTATCACCTCCTAACAGGTTCGCAGTTGTTCCCACACTCCAATCCAGCCGTCGTGATCAGCCGCCACCTCAACACGACCCCACCTTCGCTGAGCAACCGTCGTCGAGATTGTGCGGGACTTGACGCCGTGCTGCAGTTAGCCCTGGCTAAAAGTCCGCTGGATCGGTTCCCGTCGTGTTCGGCGTTCGCACGGGCATTGAGTGATAAGTCCCCTGGACAGGGAGCAGCGTCCGCAAACGCTACTACTCGGGCGGCCCCGCAATCACGCAGGTCCGCGCCCACGTCAACTGCGAGCTCGCCCGCAGACGCACAAGGCATCGGATCGCGGCATGCCTGGGTCGTCCTGGGCAGCGTCGCGGCGATCATCCTGTTGGTCGGCGTTGTCGTGCTCGTGTGGCGACCTTGGCAGCACCCGCAATCAAATACCACCGTCAGCTCGCCGAGCGCTATACCGACAACATCCACTCCGACGAGCACTACGACTGCACTCGCGCCATCACCTGCAGCCCCACCAGCGGTGAGCGTCACGGCAGCGCCGACAACAACGACCGACCAGATCGAAAGCGGCCCGGCACTTGGCGACGAGTGCAACGACTGGATGAAGTTTGCCACCGACGCCAACGGGCACGACCTGCTGTGCGGCAGCGTACCTCCGGCTAAGACGATGACATGGCTGTCCACGGAGACCGGCCCGTTCGTCGCGGCGGCGCACGCGCCCCAAGTTGGCAAGACCGGCAGCCCCTGCAACGAACCGCCATACACCTTCGGGCGGTCCAGCGACGGCTACTCAGTGTGGTGTTATAGCGGTTCGCGGGCCCTGATGCCCGGACTCCGATGGCTGAATACCCCCGACGAGAGGCCGGTGTGGGCTGTGTACAGCCCATAA
- a CDS encoding helix-turn-helix domain-containing protein: MLPELEIRRIGVRGGAAPWGRLIRVERRSVLEICGPSTVPDEEVPRWVTLKQAATYYQVSLHLIRQMIAHEQLDARRIGSGRAIRIDRDSLLKLGCVPIRRPS; the protein is encoded by the coding sequence ATGCTGCCGGAGCTGGAGATCCGCCGCATCGGCGTCCGGGGCGGTGCTGCGCCATGGGGTCGGTTGATCCGAGTCGAGCGAAGATCAGTCCTTGAGATTTGCGGTCCGTCCACCGTCCCGGATGAGGAGGTGCCGCGCTGGGTGACCCTTAAACAGGCTGCGACCTACTACCAAGTGAGCCTGCACCTCATCCGTCAGATGATCGCGCACGAGCAACTCGACGCCCGGCGCATCGGGTCGGGCAGGGCTATCCGCATCGACCGGGACTCGCTGCTGAAGCTGGGCTGTGTCCCAATCCGGAGACCGTCGTGA
- a CDS encoding excisionase family DNA-binding protein produces MTRRRYITIAETAEYLQVSDRTVRRLIADGDLTGYRMGKSRRTIRVDLNEVDEQLMRPLNAPPRVRKRRTS; encoded by the coding sequence GTGACACGGCGGCGCTATATCACCATCGCGGAGACTGCGGAATACCTACAGGTCAGTGATCGCACGGTCCGCCGATTGATCGCAGACGGTGACCTGACGGGATACCGAATGGGCAAGTCGCGTCGCACGATCCGTGTCGATCTGAACGAAGTTGACGAGCAGTTGATGCGACCTCTGAATGCGCCGCCGCGAGTGCGGAAACGGCGCACGTCGTGA
- a CDS encoding helix-turn-helix transcriptional regulator, with protein sequence MRLGVGNLTAAEVAQLTGISVHTLSYWRQSGQGPKTIKAGTRTLYRREDVEQWLADVDGRTEPSPVGAADWFKNAVEAADRIDPDHTAPWKLASTYALLAIAEAVLIQGTQKPTRTTTAASTTQSDGELLTVTDVAAMTRLSVGTLRYWRHIGSGGPPSIKLGRRVLYRRSEVDAWLKEAR encoded by the coding sequence GTGCGACTGGGCGTCGGTAACCTAACCGCTGCAGAAGTCGCCCAGCTCACCGGAATATCGGTGCACACGTTGAGCTATTGGCGGCAAAGCGGTCAGGGACCCAAAACGATCAAGGCTGGTACCCGCACGCTGTACCGCCGCGAAGACGTCGAGCAGTGGCTGGCTGATGTCGACGGACGCACCGAACCATCTCCCGTCGGGGCAGCAGACTGGTTCAAGAATGCGGTCGAGGCAGCCGACCGGATCGACCCAGATCACACCGCGCCCTGGAAGCTAGCCAGCACCTACGCGCTGCTCGCCATCGCCGAAGCGGTACTGATCCAGGGAACTCAGAAGCCAACGCGGACAACAACAGCGGCTAGCACCACGCAATCCGACGGCGAGCTGCTCACTGTCACCGACGTCGCCGCCATGACCCGCCTCTCGGTCGGCACCCTTCGGTACTGGCGGCACATCGGGTCAGGTGGGCCGCCGTCGATCAAGCTGGGGCGGCGAGTGCTGTACCGCCGCAGCGAGGTCGATGCGTGGCTGAAGGAGGCACGATGA